The Thermobispora bispora DSM 43833 genome window below encodes:
- a CDS encoding glycoside hydrolase family 3 protein, with translation MSASRDPGYGVADPSVRDQGLHRLAAGTLLVAFQGTTAPEWVLRGLEAGLGGVTLFGFNVRDPGQVAALTASLNAAGHPIISLDEEGGDVTRLAYHTGSPYPGNAALGAVDDVELTEQVYRAIAAELAACGVNLDMGPVADINTADDNPVIGTRSFGSSADLVARHTVAAVRGLQSLGVAACVKHFPGHGATSQDSHLEIPVVRASRELLWERELVPFRAAIEAGAKSIMTAHVAIPELTGDLPATLSRATLTTLLREELGFDGVVISDALDMHAVSKSVGLVEGAIRSLAAGADLLCLGPLPTPEDIREMLAGIRNAVAEGRLPLSRLEEANERVARLREWLAAPHERAAGSDGIGLAAARRAVSLTGTAPPLVDPFVVELDTPPSIAVGEVPWGLAPWLPEAEVARVKPAEADARALLDRAAGRSLIIVVKDAHRHAHSRELISALLAERPDAVIVEMGLPIWRPPAAAYIATYGAARANAQAAVELLRG, from the coding sequence ATGTCCGCATCCCGCGATCCCGGGTACGGCGTCGCCGATCCGTCCGTGCGCGACCAAGGGCTGCACCGCCTGGCGGCGGGGACGCTGCTCGTCGCCTTCCAGGGCACGACCGCCCCCGAGTGGGTCCTGCGCGGTCTGGAGGCCGGCCTCGGCGGCGTGACGCTCTTCGGCTTCAACGTGCGCGACCCCGGGCAGGTCGCCGCCCTGACGGCGAGCCTCAACGCGGCCGGCCACCCGATCATCTCCCTCGACGAGGAGGGGGGCGACGTCACCCGGCTCGCCTACCACACGGGCAGCCCGTACCCGGGCAACGCGGCGCTGGGCGCGGTCGACGACGTGGAGCTGACCGAACAGGTCTACCGGGCCATCGCCGCCGAGCTCGCCGCCTGCGGGGTGAACCTCGACATGGGCCCGGTCGCCGACATCAACACCGCCGACGACAACCCGGTCATCGGCACCCGGTCGTTCGGCTCGTCCGCCGACCTGGTCGCCCGGCACACGGTCGCCGCGGTCCGCGGCCTGCAGTCGCTCGGGGTGGCGGCCTGCGTGAAGCACTTCCCCGGCCACGGCGCCACCTCCCAGGACTCCCACCTGGAGATCCCGGTGGTGCGGGCCTCCCGGGAGCTGCTCTGGGAGCGCGAGCTCGTCCCGTTCCGCGCGGCCATCGAGGCCGGCGCGAAGTCGATCATGACCGCGCACGTGGCGATCCCCGAGCTCACCGGCGACCTGCCGGCCACGCTGAGCCGCGCGACGCTCACCACCCTGCTCCGCGAGGAGCTCGGCTTCGACGGCGTGGTGATCTCCGACGCGCTCGACATGCACGCGGTGAGCAAGAGCGTCGGCCTGGTCGAGGGCGCGATCCGCTCCCTCGCGGCCGGGGCCGACCTGCTCTGCCTCGGCCCGCTGCCCACGCCGGAGGACATCCGGGAGATGCTCGCCGGGATCCGGAACGCGGTCGCCGAGGGCCGGCTCCCGCTCTCCCGCCTGGAGGAGGCGAACGAGCGGGTCGCCCGGCTGCGCGAGTGGCTCGCGGCCCCGCACGAGCGCGCCGCCGGGAGCGATGGGATCGGGCTGGCCGCGGCCCGGCGCGCGGTCTCGCTCACCGGTACGGCACCGCCCCTGGTGGATCCGTTCGTGGTGGAGCTCGACACCCCGCCGAGCATCGCGGTCGGCGAGGTGCCCTGGGGGCTCGCGCCCTGGCTGCCCGAGGCCGAGGTCGCCCGGGTGAAGCCCGCGGAGGCCGACGCCCGAGCCCTGCTGGACCGGGCGGCCGGGCGCTCCCTGATCATCGTGGTGAAGGACGCCCACCGGCACGCGCACAGCAGGGAGCTGATCTCGGCGCTGCTCGCCGAGCGGCCGGACGCGGTCATCGTCGAGATGGGGCTGCCGATCTGGCGGCCGCCCGCCGCCGCCTACATCGCGACGTACGGCGCGGCCCGGGCGAACGCCCAGGCCGCGGTCGAGCTGCTGCGGGGCTGA
- a CDS encoding RrF2 family transcriptional regulator — protein sequence MRLSARVDYALRAAAELAAAGDGPTTVGELAQGQDMPPKYLENILLQMRRAGLVRGQRGPEGGYVLARPANQITLADVIRAVDGPLANVRGERPEEVGYTGAAHALQRVWIALRASERAILERVTLEHVAKGELPPEVEELAADPAAWRSRTPV from the coding sequence ATGCGACTTTCTGCCCGTGTCGACTACGCTCTCCGTGCCGCGGCCGAGCTCGCCGCCGCGGGCGATGGGCCAACCACGGTGGGCGAGCTTGCTCAGGGGCAGGACATGCCCCCGAAATATCTCGAGAACATCCTGCTGCAGATGCGCCGGGCCGGCCTGGTCCGGGGACAGCGGGGTCCGGAGGGGGGTTACGTCCTGGCCCGGCCGGCCAATCAGATCACGTTGGCCGATGTGATCCGCGCGGTCGACGGACCGCTCGCCAACGTCCGCGGAGAACGTCCCGAGGAGGTCGGGTACACGGGCGCCGCCCACGCCCTGCAGCGGGTATGGATCGCGCTCCGGGCGAGCGAACGGGCGATTCTCGAACGCGTCACGCTCGAGCACGTCGCCAAGGGCGAGCTGCCGCCGGAGGTCGAGGAGCTGGCCGCGGACCCCGCCGCATGGCGCTCCCGGACCCCGGTGTGA
- a CDS encoding carbohydrate ABC transporter permease, which yields MSPLLRQKIGRAALNAAGIAVFLFAVFPVYWMVATAFKPNDQIFTTEFIPFPDPPSLDHVSRVFVKGVAGHSVWRYLLNSAIVALATVVVGAVFALLAATAVARFRFRFRTTFLILLLIVQMVPAEALLIPLFTTINRLGLYDRLLGLVVVNVGLTLPFSIWMLRTFVAAVPKELEEAAWIDGAGRATAFWRVLFPLVAPGLVATSIFSFITTWNEFVYALTLINDQGKYTMPVALGFFVGQRSTDWGGIMAASTLMTIPVLVFFLLIQRRMVSGLVAGAVKG from the coding sequence ATGAGCCCGCTCCTCCGCCAGAAGATCGGCCGGGCCGCGCTCAACGCCGCCGGCATCGCGGTCTTCCTCTTCGCCGTCTTCCCCGTCTACTGGATGGTCGCGACGGCGTTCAAGCCGAACGACCAGATCTTCACCACGGAGTTCATCCCCTTCCCCGACCCGCCGTCGCTCGACCACGTCTCGCGCGTGTTCGTCAAGGGGGTGGCGGGGCACTCGGTCTGGCGGTACCTGCTCAACAGCGCGATCGTCGCCCTCGCCACCGTGGTGGTGGGGGCGGTCTTCGCGCTGCTCGCCGCCACGGCGGTGGCCCGGTTCCGGTTCCGGTTCCGCACCACGTTCCTGATCCTGCTGCTGATCGTCCAGATGGTCCCGGCCGAGGCCCTGCTCATCCCGCTGTTCACCACGATCAACCGGCTGGGGCTCTACGACCGGCTGCTCGGCCTGGTCGTGGTGAACGTCGGGCTGACCCTGCCGTTCTCCATCTGGATGCTCCGCACCTTCGTCGCCGCGGTGCCGAAGGAGCTGGAGGAGGCGGCCTGGATCGACGGCGCGGGCCGGGCGACCGCGTTCTGGCGGGTGCTGTTCCCGCTCGTCGCCCCCGGCCTGGTGGCGACGAGCATCTTCTCGTTCATCACCACCTGGAACGAGTTCGTCTACGCGCTGACCCTCATCAACGACCAGGGCAAGTACACGATGCCGGTCGCCCTGGGCTTCTTCGTCGGGCAGCGCTCGACCGACTGGGGCGGCATCATGGCCGCCTCCACGCTGATGACCATCCCGGTCCTCGTCTTCTTCCTCCTGATCCAGCGCCGCATGGTCTCCGGCCTGGTCGCGGGCGCCGTCAAGGGATAG
- a CDS encoding Fpg/Nei family DNA glycosylase codes for MPEGDAVYRAAKRLRESLDGRVLTRSEFRVPRHATADLRGRAVLTTVSRGKHLLTRVEGGLTIHTHLRMDGRWRIDRAGRPIPGGDVVRLILANETWQAVGIRLGVTELLPTDREDRVVGHLGPDPLGPDWDAAWAARNLARAPGRAIGEALLDQRNLAGLGTIWRAETLFAARMSPWRAAGSIPVDELEALAAIARELLDAAKDQPLPVSTGDRRRGRELFVYGRAGRPCRRCGTPISRGELGTAPDERLIYWCPVCQPS; via the coding sequence ATGCCCGAGGGCGACGCCGTCTACCGGGCCGCGAAGCGGCTCCGCGAGAGCCTCGACGGCCGGGTGCTCACCCGGTCCGAGTTCCGGGTGCCCCGCCATGCGACCGCGGACCTGCGCGGGCGTGCCGTGCTCACCACCGTCTCCCGCGGCAAGCACCTGCTCACCCGGGTGGAGGGCGGGCTCACCATCCACACCCACCTGCGCATGGACGGACGGTGGCGGATCGATCGGGCCGGCCGGCCGATCCCGGGGGGCGATGTGGTGCGGCTGATCCTCGCCAATGAGACCTGGCAGGCGGTCGGCATCCGGCTGGGGGTGACGGAGCTGCTCCCCACGGACCGTGAGGATCGGGTGGTCGGTCATCTCGGGCCCGACCCGCTCGGGCCGGACTGGGACGCCGCGTGGGCCGCGCGGAACCTCGCGCGCGCTCCCGGGCGGGCGATCGGTGAGGCACTGCTCGATCAGCGGAATCTGGCCGGGCTCGGCACGATCTGGCGGGCCGAGACGCTGTTCGCCGCGCGCATGTCGCCCTGGCGCGCGGCCGGTTCCATCCCCGTGGACGAGCTGGAGGCGCTGGCGGCCATCGCCCGTGAGCTGCTGGACGCGGCCAAGGACCAGCCGCTACCGGTCTCCACCGGTGACCGCCGCCGGGGACGTGAGCTCTTCGTGTACGGCAGGGCCGGCCGCCCCTGCCGCCGCTGCGGCACCCCGATCAGCCGCGGCGAGCTGGGGACCGCGCCGGACGAACGGCTGATCTACTGGTGCCCGGTCTGCCAGCCGTCCTAG
- a CDS encoding ROK family transcriptional regulator produces the protein MVRRPGVPRLLREINDRAALELLLTSGPLTRGQIGELTGLSKVTASQTLARLERRGLVQVVGEQAGNRGPNAALYGIVPSCAYVAGLDVGPERITAAIADVNGDLAAEVTITPDEEEDPVRLVHKAIAKACRSAKVAMSRLRGIVVGAPGVVDPGTGDVRFSFDLPHWHEGVQQSLAKDLRRDVTIENDVNLVALAERATGAARDVDDFVLLWIGRGIGLAIVLGGRLHRGTSGYAGEIGYLPVPGVPLAEDIKATPGRLPSLAGGFQSLVSAEAVTELAHEHGFTGATAAECVTAAVAAGERGERLLDEIASRLALGVASVCVVLDPGLVVLSGEVGLAGGTSLTTRVEEAVARICPIRPRVVTSTVEGNPVLRGAVLAALEQAREEIFSL, from the coding sequence ATGGTGCGACGTCCAGGCGTGCCGAGGCTGCTGCGGGAGATCAACGACCGGGCCGCCCTCGAGCTGCTGCTCACCTCCGGGCCGCTGACCCGGGGGCAGATCGGTGAGCTGACCGGGCTCTCCAAGGTCACCGCCTCGCAGACGCTCGCCAGGCTGGAACGGCGCGGTCTGGTGCAGGTCGTCGGCGAGCAGGCGGGCAACCGGGGACCCAACGCGGCGCTCTACGGCATCGTCCCGTCCTGTGCCTACGTCGCCGGCCTCGACGTCGGCCCGGAGCGGATCACCGCCGCGATCGCCGACGTCAACGGCGACCTGGCCGCCGAGGTGACCATCACCCCCGATGAGGAGGAGGACCCGGTCCGGCTCGTGCACAAGGCGATCGCGAAGGCCTGCCGGTCCGCGAAGGTCGCGATGAGCCGGCTGCGCGGCATCGTGGTCGGCGCCCCGGGAGTGGTGGACCCGGGAACCGGGGACGTCCGGTTCTCCTTCGACCTCCCGCACTGGCACGAGGGCGTGCAGCAGTCCCTCGCCAAGGACCTGCGCCGGGACGTCACCATCGAGAACGACGTCAACCTCGTCGCCCTCGCCGAGCGCGCCACCGGCGCCGCCCGGGACGTGGACGACTTCGTGCTCCTGTGGATCGGCCGCGGCATCGGCCTCGCCATCGTCCTCGGCGGCCGGCTGCACCGCGGCACGTCGGGCTACGCCGGGGAGATCGGCTACCTCCCCGTGCCCGGCGTCCCGCTCGCCGAGGACATCAAGGCCACCCCGGGCCGGCTGCCGTCGCTCGCCGGCGGCTTCCAGTCGCTCGTCAGCGCCGAGGCGGTGACCGAGCTCGCCCACGAGCACGGCTTCACCGGGGCGACCGCCGCCGAGTGCGTGACCGCCGCGGTCGCCGCGGGGGAGCGGGGTGAGCGGCTGCTCGACGAGATCGCCTCACGGCTCGCGCTCGGCGTGGCCTCGGTGTGCGTCGTGCTCGACCCCGGGCTGGTGGTGCTCTCCGGTGAGGTGGGGCTCGCCGGCGGGACGAGCCTCACCACCCGGGTGGAGGAGGCGGTGGCGCGCATCTGCCCCATCCGGCCGCGGGTGGTCACCAGCACGGTCGAGGGCAACCCGGTGCTCCGCGGCGCGGTGCTCGCCGCGCTCGAGCAGGCCCGGGAAGAGATCTTCTCGCTGTGA
- a CDS encoding carbohydrate ABC transporter permease, translating to MARTSTITRGGAGTSAPAPRAPRGSGLPHWVVPYALLAPGLLVIAALLLYPLGRMVVMSFHQVGLRQIRAENPAPAEFVGLENYQRVLESPLFWSSLRNTVVFALITVALTLVLGTLVGLLLHRLGPKMSTFVVVGIMAAWATPPTTQAVVWKWMFDPDSGVVNWALNLLPDGLSGLLFGRADWTGYPWFNDTVTLYFVLIVTVVWASFPFIAVSVLAGLKSIPGELYEAAVVDGAGGVTTFRKITFPMLKPIFAVLTVLSIIWDFKVFTQLYLLAGGTVNREAFNLSLWSYAEAFSNPPKMGLGAAIAVVLTAILLVVTCVYVRQIVTTEDVR from the coding sequence ATGGCGCGCACGTCGACGATCACCCGGGGCGGAGCCGGCACCTCCGCCCCGGCGCCCCGGGCGCCACGCGGCTCCGGCCTGCCCCACTGGGTGGTGCCGTACGCCCTGCTGGCCCCGGGGCTGCTGGTCATCGCCGCCCTGCTGCTCTACCCGCTCGGCCGGATGGTGGTGATGTCCTTCCACCAGGTCGGGCTGCGGCAGATCAGGGCCGAGAACCCGGCGCCGGCCGAGTTCGTGGGCCTGGAGAACTACCAGCGGGTCCTGGAGTCCCCGCTGTTCTGGTCCTCGCTGCGGAACACCGTGGTCTTCGCGCTCATCACGGTGGCGCTCACCCTGGTGCTCGGCACGCTCGTCGGCCTGCTGCTCCACCGGCTCGGCCCGAAGATGTCGACCTTCGTGGTGGTCGGCATCATGGCCGCCTGGGCGACGCCACCGACCACGCAGGCCGTGGTGTGGAAGTGGATGTTCGACCCGGACTCCGGGGTGGTGAACTGGGCCCTCAACCTGCTCCCCGACGGTCTCTCCGGCCTGCTCTTCGGCCGCGCCGACTGGACCGGTTACCCGTGGTTCAACGACACGGTGACGCTGTACTTCGTGCTGATCGTCACGGTGGTGTGGGCGTCGTTCCCGTTCATCGCCGTGTCGGTGCTCGCCGGGCTGAAGAGCATCCCCGGTGAGCTGTACGAGGCGGCCGTGGTCGACGGCGCCGGCGGGGTGACCACGTTCCGGAAGATCACCTTCCCGATGCTCAAGCCGATCTTCGCCGTGCTCACCGTGCTCTCGATCATCTGGGACTTCAAGGTGTTCACACAGCTCTACCTGCTGGCCGGCGGCACGGTGAACCGGGAGGCGTTCAACCTGTCGCTGTGGAGCTACGCCGAGGCGTTCAGCAACCCGCCCAAGATGGGCCTCGGCGCGGCCATCGCCGTCGTGCTGACCGCCATCCTGCTCGTGGTCACCTGCGTGTACGTCCGGCAGATCGTGACCACGGAGGACGTCCGATGA